A single genomic interval of Arachis duranensis cultivar V14167 chromosome 7, aradu.V14167.gnm2.J7QH, whole genome shotgun sequence harbors:
- the LOC127740525 gene encoding secreted RxLR effector protein 161-like — translation MVCTRPDISQAVSIVSRFMTNPGKAHWEAIKWILKYLKGTIDIGLCFSEKSCQISGFVDSDYAGDLERRRSTTGYVYKIQGAPVSWRSMLQATVALSTTETEYMVVAEEVKEALWLNGLLDDLGFQQDCVNLSCDS, via the coding sequence atggtgTGTACACGCCCAGATATTTCACAAGCAGTCAGTATTGTTAGCAGGTTCATGACAAATCCGGGTAAGGCACATTGGGAAGCAATCAAGTGGATATTAAAGTATTTGAAAGGTACCATTGACATAGGTTTATGCTTTAGTGAAAAATCATGTCAAATTAGCGGTTTTGTTGATTCTGATTATGCTGGTGATCTAGAAAGAAGACGTTCTACGACCggttatgtatataaaatacaAGGTGCTCCAGTTAGTTGGCGATCGATGTTACAGGCTACAGTGGCACTATCTACTACAGAGACTGAGTACATGGTAGTAGCAGAAGAGGTGAAAGAAGCATTGTGGCTAAATGGTCTTCTAGATGATTTGGGGTTTCAGCAAGATTGCGTGAATCTGAGTTGTGATAGTTAA